TTCCAGCAGCCACCAATTGGGGCCGTTGTTCCATAACGCTGCCGGATGCGGGGCCGTGCGCAACCCGGCGCAGGCGGCATGCACTGCTGCTGCGTGGCTGTCGCCGGTCGCCACCAGGTGCGCACGCGGTGCGCGCAGCCGGACCTGCAGGGCGCCGTGTCGGTCGAATACCTCCACCGGCAGCACGCCGGCTGCGCATTGCTGGCGCAGGCGGCCGTCGGCCTTAAAGCCGGTCAGCCCGTGGGTGGCCGCGGCCCATGCCGCACCCACGCTGGGGTGGCCGGCGAACGGGAGTTCCGCGCGCGGGGTGAAGATGCGGATGTGATAGTCGGCGTCCGGCACGCTGACCGGCAGGAAAAAGATCGTCTCCGACAGGTTCAGCCATGCGGCGATCTGCTGCATCTGCTCGCTCGACAGTGCACCCGCGTCGAACACCACGCCCAGCGGATTGCCGGAGCCGGTGCGGCTGGCGAAGACGTCCAGTTGCAGGTAGCGATGCTTGCTCATCTATGCGCGGTCTCGGGTCAGGCAGTCATGCGGATGGTTGCAGCGTAAACCGTTGTGGCGCGGCGATAGCACAGCGCGGATTGCGGCCACTGACAAGGTCATGCAACGGATATTGGCAGTAGAATCGGGGGTTCCGCCCGGTATACCGGCTTTTCCCCCCCCAATCTCAAACGCCTACTCCATGTCAGCTCCCCACTCTACCGATCGTTGGATCGTCCTCAAGTTCGGCGGCACTTCGGTGTCGCGTCGTCATCGCTGGGACACGATTGGAAAACTGGCGGGCAAACGGGCGAACGAAACCGGCGGCCGCGTGCTGGTGGTGGTGTCTGCATTGTCGGGCGTGACCAACGAGCTCACTGCCATTGCCGATGGCGCCGCCGACAGTGCGCAGCGCGTGGCCGCGCTGGAGCAGCGTCATCGCGAGTTCGTTGCCGAGCTCGAGCTCGATGCACAGACAGTGCTGGGCGAGCGGTTGGCCGCGTTGCACGCCTTGCTTGCCGATGCGCGTGCCGCAACGCGCACGCTCGATTGGCAGGCCGAGGTGCTGGGGCAGGGCGAATTGCTGTCTTCCACC
The window above is part of the Xanthomonas cassavae CFBP 4642 genome. Proteins encoded here:
- a CDS encoding PhzF family phenazine biosynthesis protein: MSKHRYLQLDVFASRTGSGNPLGVVFDAGALSSEQMQQIAAWLNLSETIFFLPVSVPDADYHIRIFTPRAELPFAGHPSVGAAWAAATHGLTGFKADGRLRQQCAAGVLPVEVFDRHGALQVRLRAPRAHLVATGDSHAAAVHAACAGLRTAPHPAALWNNGPNWWLLELADADAVRQAVPDFAAITRLTQASAATGLAIYAPDDGGTEDLVVRAFCPGDGIPEDPVTGSANACIAARLHREGRLPGEGSRYVASQGREVGRDGRIQVELDEQGEVWIGGTTLQVIDGHIDW